The nucleotide window TTGCAATAGTGGTGTAGGCTGAATAAATATTTCTTTGATATTCGAAATTCGAATTATAAGCACCGTTCAATAAGAAATTGTTTTTGGTGTTTTCAATTCGGGTTTCAAGTCCGGCTTCCAATTTTACAGTCTCACTTAATGGGTTTACGTAATCTAAATTAAGTAAAACATTTTCACCTTTGTTCGTAATATCATTTTGAGCAGGCGGAGTATTGTACTGACTGTCTTCGGTATTGTCGTTGTTGCTATAATTACCTTCAAATTCAAGAGTATGTCCTTCTTTCTTGAAATTTTTCTTGTAATCTAAATTATAGGTTTGTGTATAATTATCGTTGTCGCTGTTGAACAATTGGTAAATATCAGTTTTTGCAGGATCGACATAATTTACATTTACCTTGGATTCTGATTTATAACCGTTGATATTTTGTGTTGTGTAGATCGAGATAGTATTGCTGTCATTCAAATAAAAGTCAAGTCCTACTTTGGCCAAGTGCGAAGTGTTTCTATTCGAAAGATCAAAATATTGGGTATTCAAATCATTCGGTTCAGTTGTATTTATTTGACCGTGGTTGTGATTTTTTCCAGTTGTTAAACCATAGTTGGCGTACATATTCACTTTTCCGCTACGGTAATTCATGTCAAAAGACGAATTTGATTTTGGAGTTTCACCAAAAGTAACACCACTGTTTACACTTCCATTAAAGCCAATTTTTGCATTTTTATTCAAAACGATATTGATGATTCCGCTCATTCCCTCCGGATTGTATTTTGCCGAAGGATTGGTAATCAATTCAATTTGTTTGATTGACGTTGACGGAATTTGTTGCAATAATTGAGAAGCACTAACTGTAGTTGGTTTGCCATCTACAAACACCCTAACGTTTGAGTTTCCTCTAAGGCTTATCGCGTTGGTTTGTGGATCAACACTTACCGAAGGAATGTTGTTCATGATTTCGGCAGCAGTCGCTCCTGCGCTCAACAAATCTTTGCCTACATTGATAACTTTTCGGTCTGTTTTTTGTTCGATTATAGAATGTTCTTTGACAATATCAACCGATTGGAGTTCTGTAATATCTTCTTCCAAAACGATTTCGATAGAGGAACTTTTTTTTGATGAACTCAATTCTAAAGAAGTAGCGTATTTTTTATATCCAATGAATTCTACTTCTAAAGTGTATTTTTTTAATTCCAGGTTTT belongs to Flavobacterium aquiphilum and includes:
- a CDS encoding TonB-dependent receptor domain-containing protein — encoded protein: MKFKLFTFFLLSIIGIANAENPGIISGKVTNKTTKQPVQFASVVIKDGPKVVSGVVADEKGNFQIKNLELKKYTLEVEFIGYKKYATSLELSSSKKSSSIEIVLEEDITELQSVDIVKEHSIIEQKTDRKVINVGKDLLSAGATAAEIMNNIPSVSVDPQTNAISLRGNSNVRVFVDGKPTTVSASQLLQQIPSTSIKQIELITNPSAKYNPEGMSGIINIVLNKNAKIGFNGSVNSGVTFGETPKSNSSFDMNYRSGKVNMYANYGLTTGKNHNHGQINTTEPNDLNTQYFDLSNRNTSHLAKVGLDFYLNDSNTISIYTTQNINGYKSESKVNVNYVDPAKTDIYQLFNSDNDNYTQTYNLDYKKNFKKEGHTLEFEGNYSNNDNTEDSQYNTPPAQNDITNKGENVLLNLDYVNPLSETVKLEAGLETRIENTKNNFLLNGAYNSNFEYQRNIYSAYTTIAKKWTKWNAQVGARFEKYTADALFKKVNEADGKFNDNLFTIYPSGFVTYTPNDNDSYNFSISRRVDRPGIDQVNPIRQWSTPLIDSQGNPELLPQFTNSIEVNYTRKTKIGSITSGVFYRQINDEINRTLTENPNNPQKQILSYANIGDNHAFGFEASANLDFTKWYSANISFDLYNKITKGYVETDYVEVDVTTFNSRISNTFKASKNLRFQLTGMYRGEDLTLQFLRKPMWKIDAGSSLTVLKGSGTITARVSDVFNTMHFAFDATKPKAQNGEFHWESQTAYIGFNYRFGTGKNRAIQRKERDKNETQKSGGF